One window of Microbacterium sediminis genomic DNA carries:
- the sucD gene encoding succinate--CoA ligase subunit alpha, translating into MSIYLNKDSKVIVQGITGGEGTKHTALMLKAGTNIVGGVNARKAGTTVTHEKPGAGEVELPVFGSVKEAMEKAGADVSVAFVPPAFTKDAMIEAIDAEIPLLVVITEGVPVGDTAEAWAYAKAKGNKTRIIGPNCPGIITPGEALAGITPANITGKGPIGLVSKSGTLTYQMMFELKDFGFSTAIGIGGDPVIGTTHIDALEAFESDPETKAIVMIGEIGGDAEERAAEYIKAHVTKPVVGYVAGFTAPEGKTMGHAGAIVSGSAGTAAAKKEALEAAGVKVGKTPSETAALMREIMQSL; encoded by the coding sequence ATGTCGATCTACCTCAACAAGGACTCCAAGGTCATCGTCCAGGGCATCACCGGCGGCGAGGGCACCAAGCACACCGCCCTCATGCTCAAGGCGGGCACCAACATCGTCGGCGGCGTGAACGCGCGCAAGGCCGGCACCACCGTGACGCACGAGAAGCCCGGCGCGGGCGAGGTCGAGCTGCCGGTCTTCGGATCGGTCAAGGAGGCCATGGAGAAGGCCGGCGCCGACGTGTCGGTCGCCTTCGTGCCGCCGGCCTTCACCAAGGACGCGATGATCGAGGCCATCGACGCCGAGATCCCGCTGCTCGTCGTGATCACCGAGGGCGTGCCCGTCGGCGACACCGCCGAGGCGTGGGCCTACGCCAAGGCCAAGGGCAACAAGACCCGCATCATCGGCCCGAACTGCCCCGGCATCATCACGCCGGGCGAGGCGCTCGCGGGCATCACGCCGGCGAACATCACGGGCAAGGGCCCGATCGGCCTCGTCTCGAAGTCGGGCACGCTCACCTACCAGATGATGTTCGAGCTGAAGGACTTCGGCTTCTCGACCGCCATCGGCATCGGCGGCGACCCGGTCATCGGCACCACGCACATCGACGCGCTCGAGGCGTTCGAGAGCGACCCCGAGACCAAGGCGATCGTCATGATCGGCGAGATCGGCGGCGACGCCGAGGAGCGTGCGGCCGAGTACATCAAGGCGCACGTCACCAAGCCGGTCGTCGGCTACGTGGCGGGCTTCACCGCCCCCGAGGGCAAGACGATGGGCCACGCCGGCGCGATCGTCTCGGGCTCGGCCGGCACCGCCGCCGCGAAGAAGGAGGCCCTCGAGGCCGCCGGCGTCAAGGTCGGCAAGACCCCCAGCGAGACCGCCGCGCTCATGCGCGAGATCATGCAGTCGCTCTGA